One genomic segment of Desulforamulus reducens MI-1 includes these proteins:
- the yqeB gene encoding selenium-dependent molybdenum cofactor biosynthesis protein YqeB gives MNRLIVIKGAGDLATGIAHRLHCSGFSVVTTELPQPTVIRRTVSFAEAIYTGTVVVEGITAVKTSMERTLQVVEEGKIPVVVDPTGVMIKQLQPWAVVDAILAKRNVGTQITDAPIVVGVGPGFTAGVDVHAVVESMRGHYLGRVIHAGQAIPNTGIPGELGGYAKERILRAPCAGVFRAERQISDLVSAGETVAWVNEQPVVVAISGVLRGLLKEGLSVEPDMKIGDVDPRCQPEHCFTISDKARSIGGGVLEALLYYAARAHQG, from the coding sequence ATGAATCGATTAATTGTCATTAAAGGTGCTGGGGACTTGGCCACTGGCATTGCTCATCGTTTGCATTGCAGTGGGTTTTCTGTAGTAACCACAGAACTGCCCCAACCAACAGTGATCCGCCGCACTGTGTCCTTTGCCGAAGCCATTTATACTGGAACTGTGGTGGTGGAAGGGATAACTGCAGTAAAGACATCAATGGAGAGAACTCTGCAGGTGGTGGAAGAGGGAAAGATTCCCGTGGTGGTAGATCCAACAGGTGTAATGATAAAACAGCTACAACCTTGGGCGGTGGTGGATGCCATTTTGGCTAAACGAAACGTGGGTACCCAGATAACCGACGCTCCTATTGTGGTGGGGGTGGGTCCCGGGTTTACGGCAGGCGTGGATGTCCACGCGGTGGTAGAGAGTATGCGAGGGCATTATTTGGGACGGGTAATTCATGCTGGACAAGCAATCCCGAATACTGGCATTCCCGGTGAACTGGGGGGTTATGCAAAGGAAAGAATTTTGCGGGCTCCCTGTGCAGGGGTATTTCGGGCAGAAAGACAAATTAGCGATTTGGTGTCCGCTGGGGAAACGGTTGCCTGGGTAAACGAACAGCCGGTGGTGGTAGCCATTTCCGGTGTACTGCGGGGACTTTTAAAAGAAGGGCTTAGTGTAGAGCCTGACATGAAGATTGGTGATGTTGATCCCCGCTGCCAGCCGGAGCATTGTTTTACCATCTCAGATAAAGCCAGATCCATTGGTGGTGGAGTATTGGAGGCATTACTTTACTATGCCGCCAGGGCACATCAAGGATAG
- a CDS encoding ABC transporter permease, which produces MIFSNITQNKVRTFLTTLGVIVGTATIFLVVAIGKGAEAQVNQQYSKLNVGTIIVMPATRGKVADPLTKKDAQLFLESENITQAFPMLRGNGDINYNNYSTSGSFMAIQPAFQGSNNLTIEQGRAFEEEDEQKRNKCVVIGAELANTLTENNPSELLGQSVSINNRKFEVIGIYNRVGDSGSGMSYDDAAFVPYSAGERFLLGTRANPTINVQAKDIDSVQSAIEDITNILNDNHRAGGADQFRIMDAGSRLAAAQESAKSMSLLLLAVAAVVLVVSGIGIMNVMFVTVRERTREIGTLKAIGAKKQEILNQFLIEAVIISLAGGIIGVIMGFLALPVLRYFGQNVIASVNGVLFGLVFSVVTGVFFGFYPAWKAADLSPLEALRYE; this is translated from the coding sequence ATGATTTTTTCAAATATTACCCAAAACAAGGTGCGAACCTTCCTAACGACCCTGGGAGTAATCGTGGGTACCGCCACCATATTTTTAGTGGTGGCCATTGGGAAAGGTGCGGAAGCCCAGGTTAACCAGCAATATTCCAAACTTAACGTCGGGACCATCATTGTAATGCCCGCTACAAGGGGAAAAGTAGCTGACCCGTTAACGAAAAAAGATGCCCAATTGTTTTTGGAAAGTGAGAATATTACCCAAGCCTTTCCGATGTTACGTGGTAACGGCGATATCAACTATAACAATTATTCAACCAGTGGGAGCTTTATGGCAATCCAACCAGCGTTTCAAGGAAGTAACAACCTAACGATAGAACAGGGGAGAGCCTTTGAAGAAGAGGATGAGCAGAAAAGAAACAAATGCGTCGTCATCGGAGCAGAGTTAGCCAATACCCTTACAGAAAACAATCCTTCAGAACTACTGGGTCAAAGCGTGAGTATTAACAACAGGAAATTTGAAGTGATTGGAATTTACAATCGCGTGGGGGATTCTGGTTCGGGCATGAGCTATGATGATGCTGCCTTTGTACCTTATTCGGCCGGGGAGAGATTTTTACTGGGCACCCGAGCAAACCCCACCATCAACGTTCAGGCCAAAGACATTGATTCTGTGCAATCTGCCATTGAGGATATTACCAATATTTTGAATGACAATCACCGTGCTGGGGGAGCAGATCAGTTTCGTATTATGGATGCTGGCAGCAGACTGGCAGCAGCCCAGGAATCTGCTAAATCCATGTCATTGCTCTTGCTGGCGGTGGCAGCGGTGGTCTTAGTTGTTAGCGGTATCGGTATCATGAATGTGATGTTTGTGACAGTACGAGAAAGAACCCGGGAAATCGGCACCCTAAAGGCTATCGGGGCCAAGAAACAGGAAATATTAAACCAGTTCCTCATCGAAGCCGTTATTATCAGCCTAGCCGGGGGAATCATCGGCGTCATCATGGGTTTTCTAGCCTTGCCTGTATTACGATATTTTGGGCAAAACGTCATTGCCTCGGTAAACGGCGTCTTATTCGGACTTGTTTTTTCAGTGGTTACAGGAGTATTCTTTGGTTTTTACCCGGCCTGGAAGGCGGCAGATTTAAGTCCCCTTGAAGCATTACGCTATGAATAA
- a CDS encoding efflux RND transporter periplasmic adaptor subunit, translating to MKIIRDWGLKEFIKQKSKKSLGIALIVAIALTGGTTYWLQRQSADKSSEPQYEQAQVKKEDIIVGLDSDGTIDFSKVKLRFGVRGTIAEILVAEGDEIQKGQIIARLDDRDYQDQYQLALAKLQDAQDDDTISLLDSELKIKSMEADLEKLRDEYKEMETISDAYSTNELKMKKLELDNKEMEYQNLLKKYQLDKSKGLDQNELQVKMAKEDLEDTIVYAPVSGVLLNLANKAGESLTDEDDFATIHENKTIKAITKVIEYDIGQIKVGQKVYVNVEALPDKKFTGVVSKINALPEEDSSGLVNYSVEMTIKDPGPELKDGMTCSVSFVLKEVADCLTVPYKAVKMVNGKQMVTVVDEKGQQVERQIKTGFTDGTSVEVLEGLKNGETVIYAKPITTKTNATQQKTNSTSQTKRVIF from the coding sequence ATGAAAATCATTAGGGATTGGGGATTAAAGGAGTTTATCAAGCAAAAATCAAAAAAGTCCCTTGGGATTGCATTGATCGTGGCCATTGCCTTGACCGGGGGAACAACCTACTGGTTGCAGAGACAAAGTGCAGATAAAAGTTCCGAACCTCAATATGAACAGGCCCAAGTAAAAAAGGAAGATATCATAGTAGGCTTGGACTCCGATGGAACCATTGATTTTTCTAAAGTTAAGCTGCGCTTTGGTGTTAGGGGAACCATTGCAGAAATCCTAGTGGCTGAAGGTGATGAGATACAAAAGGGTCAGATCATTGCTAGGTTAGATGACAGGGACTATCAGGACCAGTACCAGTTAGCCCTGGCAAAACTGCAAGATGCCCAGGACGATGATACTATCAGTTTACTGGATAGCGAATTAAAGATCAAAAGTATGGAAGCTGATTTAGAAAAACTTCGGGATGAATACAAGGAAATGGAAACTATTTCTGATGCCTACTCGACAAATGAGTTAAAAATGAAGAAGTTAGAATTGGACAACAAAGAAATGGAGTATCAAAACCTTCTCAAGAAGTATCAATTGGACAAAAGCAAGGGCTTAGACCAAAATGAACTACAAGTAAAAATGGCTAAAGAAGATTTAGAAGACACCATCGTCTATGCACCTGTTTCCGGCGTTCTTTTAAATCTAGCCAATAAAGCTGGAGAAAGTCTCACTGACGAGGACGACTTCGCAACCATCCATGAAAACAAAACTATTAAGGCGATAACAAAGGTCATTGAATACGACATTGGACAAATAAAAGTAGGACAAAAAGTTTATGTAAATGTAGAGGCGCTACCGGATAAAAAATTTACAGGGGTTGTCAGCAAGATTAATGCTTTGCCTGAAGAAGATTCCAGTGGATTGGTCAACTATTCCGTAGAAATGACCATTAAAGACCCGGGACCGGAATTGAAGGATGGCATGACCTGTTCCGTTTCCTTTGTCTTAAAAGAAGTTGCCGATTGTTTAACTGTACCCTATAAAGCTGTAAAAATGGTCAATGGCAAACAAATGGTTACGGTGGTGGATGAAAAGGGCCAACAAGTAGAGCGGCAGATAAAAACGGGCTTTACCGATGGAACTAGCGTGGAAGTTCTGGAAGGTCTTAAGAACGGTGAGACTGTTATTTATGCAAAACCTATTACTACCAAGACAAATGCTACCCAACAAAAGACCAATTCTACTAGCCAAACGAAACGGGTGATTTTTTGA
- a CDS encoding MarR family winged helix-turn-helix transcriptional regulator, translating to MTDKNMKEYAKRIETAFSKIMKKLGPEMSKLAEGLTPPQFFVLKLLQTNGRTVTEIAELMNVQPSAITAILDRMYRNGFIIRERNETDRRVVLVQITEKGKEAFVKSQQKRQDVMLHFLSYLEKEDLDALLAIYEKMAKIVERHSNKTSS from the coding sequence ATGACAGATAAAAATATGAAAGAGTACGCCAAGAGAATAGAAACTGCTTTTTCAAAAATAATGAAGAAACTGGGCCCAGAAATGTCTAAACTGGCAGAGGGTTTAACACCGCCACAGTTTTTTGTGTTAAAGCTGCTTCAGACAAATGGGCGCACAGTTACAGAAATTGCAGAGTTAATGAATGTTCAACCCAGTGCTATAACGGCAATATTAGATCGTATGTATAGGAATGGCTTTATTATACGTGAAAGAAATGAAACCGACCGGCGTGTTGTGTTAGTGCAAATTACAGAAAAGGGTAAAGAAGCATTTGTAAAATCGCAACAAAAGCGACAGGATGTCATGTTACATTTTCTAAGCTATCTTGAAAAGGAAGATTTGGATGCTTTACTTGCTATTTATGAAAAAATGGCCAAGATAGTAGAACGCCACAGTAATAAAACTAGCTCATAG
- a CDS encoding XdhC family protein translates to MTLFKRLLAATERGEAVQMVTLVGVPEDNASSLGQMLLLFPDGRVEGALLNAAFTEKVLEIQQRQWERPKVLSITHDQQEYRVFWNSLVNKMRAVILGGGHISQPLALFLSQLDYEVTVIDDRPEFANRQRFPKADRIICEDFDKALEHITFDDNTAVIIVTRGHRYDLACLRSIAGKKAGYIGMIGSFRRVKAVLQLLKEEGVSTQWLNALKTPIGLDLGAQSPAEIALSIVAEMVAQFKGGRYLPLSILGGRQNG, encoded by the coding sequence ATGACGCTTTTTAAAAGGTTATTGGCGGCTACAGAGCGGGGTGAGGCCGTGCAAATGGTTACGCTAGTGGGTGTGCCTGAGGACAATGCTAGCTCGCTGGGGCAAATGCTGTTACTTTTCCCCGATGGTAGAGTGGAGGGAGCACTATTAAATGCTGCTTTTACCGAAAAAGTCCTAGAGATCCAGCAGCGTCAGTGGGAGCGGCCAAAGGTACTTTCTATTACCCACGATCAACAGGAATACCGGGTATTTTGGAATTCCCTAGTAAATAAAATGCGGGCAGTTATTTTAGGTGGTGGGCATATCAGTCAACCCCTGGCATTGTTTTTGTCCCAGCTGGATTATGAAGTTACTGTCATTGACGACCGTCCAGAATTTGCCAACCGGCAGCGTTTTCCAAAGGCAGACCGCATTATTTGTGAGGACTTTGATAAAGCACTTGAACATATTACCTTTGATGACAACACAGCGGTAATAATCGTTACCCGGGGCCACCGTTACGATTTGGCTTGTCTTAGAAGTATCGCCGGCAAAAAGGCAGGCTATATAGGGATGATTGGAAGCTTCCGGCGGGTAAAAGCTGTACTGCAGTTGTTAAAGGAAGAGGGAGTGTCAACGCAGTGGCTGAATGCCTTAAAAACCCCCATTGGCTTAGATCTGGGAGCCCAAAGTCCAGCGGAGATTGCCTTGAGCATTGTTGCAGAAATGGTGGCTCAGTTTAAAGGTGGACGGTATCTACCATTGAGTATATTGGGAGGACGCCAAAATGGATAG
- a CDS encoding sensor histidine kinase, with product MKNKKTSWFKICAPNSLRIQLLSRSLLILAVLLGLIGLLQYVFMQEVIYRNKAASLQSQVMSISRHFWQDFSLESEKNRSPRFFIPEADLAFVDTAGNYFVLSERHGNIRPPQLNIQEYLASFEGRPRLNYKIIKDDSGVEQLVVLQRVFDHGKVLGVVQINTMTGPLKELLFRQLFTFLFLSLIALLMGLLSFSPIIKRTLVPLFNMVDTAEQIDAGNLTKRFPTQQGQMEIDRLADSFNGMLDRLEASFEAERETKEQMRRFIGDASHELRTPLTSIHGFLEVLLRGAANQPDQLNKALKSMYGESERMNKLVHDLLLLTKLDHAPRLEVKEGFLDTVIQEMEPQLCILAGNRRLQLMVDSNIECKFDTDKMKQVILNLFHNAVQHTDPEKGEIKISLYKRTDGVQLSVEDNGPGIKDFHLPKVFDRFYRIDASRTRRHGGAGLGLAITKAIIDAHGGTINVESLEGTGSTFHIWLPA from the coding sequence ATGAAGAACAAGAAAACCTCTTGGTTTAAAATATGTGCACCAAATTCCCTTCGCATTCAACTGTTATCCCGTTCACTGCTAATTCTAGCTGTTTTACTTGGGTTAATTGGTCTTTTACAATATGTTTTTATGCAAGAGGTAATCTACAGAAATAAAGCGGCCAGCCTGCAGAGTCAAGTAATGTCCATTTCCCGCCATTTTTGGCAGGATTTTAGCTTGGAAAGTGAAAAAAACCGGTCGCCACGTTTTTTTATTCCTGAGGCTGATCTAGCATTTGTGGATACTGCTGGTAATTATTTTGTATTGTCTGAAAGACACGGTAATATAAGGCCTCCCCAATTGAATATCCAAGAATATTTAGCTAGTTTCGAAGGAAGACCCCGGCTTAATTACAAGATAATTAAAGACGACAGTGGAGTGGAGCAACTGGTAGTATTACAACGGGTTTTTGACCATGGCAAGGTGCTTGGGGTTGTTCAAATAAATACTATGACAGGTCCACTTAAGGAATTGCTTTTTCGACAACTGTTCACTTTCTTGTTTCTTTCCCTCATTGCCCTGTTGATGGGATTGCTTAGTTTTTCGCCTATAATTAAAAGAACACTGGTCCCCTTATTCAACATGGTGGATACTGCGGAACAAATTGATGCGGGTAATTTAACCAAGCGTTTCCCAACTCAGCAAGGACAAATGGAGATTGATCGTTTGGCAGATTCCTTTAATGGAATGTTGGATAGGCTGGAAGCCTCCTTTGAAGCAGAAAGAGAAACAAAGGAACAAATGCGTCGCTTTATAGGGGATGCTTCCCATGAACTACGTACGCCGTTAACCTCTATTCACGGCTTCTTGGAGGTATTGCTCCGGGGTGCAGCCAATCAACCGGATCAACTAAATAAAGCCTTAAAAAGCATGTATGGTGAATCTGAGCGTATGAATAAATTAGTACATGATCTTTTGCTCTTAACCAAGCTGGATCATGCACCTCGTCTTGAAGTTAAAGAAGGTTTTCTGGATACCGTTATCCAGGAGATGGAACCTCAACTTTGCATTTTGGCTGGTAACAGAAGGCTACAACTTATGGTTGATTCAAATATAGAATGTAAATTTGATACGGATAAGATGAAACAGGTAATTTTGAATTTGTTTCATAATGCAGTACAGCATACTGACCCTGAAAAGGGCGAAATAAAGATTTCATTATATAAAAGGACGGACGGGGTGCAACTATCTGTTGAAGATAACGGACCGGGGATTAAGGATTTTCATCTGCCAAAGGTTTTTGATCGTTTTTACCGTATTGATGCTTCCCGGACACGTAGACATGGTGGAGCCGGGTTAGGCCTGGCCATAACAAAGGCCATTATAGATGCCCATGGAGGAACGATCAACGTTGAAAGTCTCGAAGGAACAGGAAGTACATTTCATATATGGCTTCCTGCATAA
- a CDS encoding response regulator transcription factor: MKQLKGIRILLVDDESNILQFLEIGLQNEGFEVQTAQDGMSAITLMKQFQPHVVILDVMMPGMDGFEVCRMLKKTENVAVIMLTARDEVDDRVKGLNLGADDYMVKPFSFEELLARIYARIRNQFPNLFGKVVVGPFQIDDRRKEIQFENRVLELSHTEYELLKFLVLNHGLVLSKTMILDKVWGYDFGGEENIVEVYIRSLRDKLNDKNHQIIRTLRRSGYRVDLS, from the coding sequence ATGAAACAATTAAAAGGAATTAGAATATTATTGGTGGACGATGAATCCAATATTCTACAGTTTTTAGAGATTGGTCTGCAAAATGAAGGATTTGAAGTGCAAACTGCCCAGGATGGTATGTCAGCCATAACCCTGATGAAGCAATTTCAACCCCATGTTGTAATTCTGGATGTAATGATGCCTGGTATGGACGGCTTTGAAGTGTGCCGCATGCTCAAAAAAACCGAGAATGTTGCTGTAATCATGCTGACAGCCAGGGATGAAGTGGATGATCGGGTGAAGGGGCTTAATCTTGGGGCCGATGATTACATGGTAAAACCCTTTAGTTTTGAAGAACTGCTGGCCAGGATTTATGCCAGAATTCGAAATCAATTCCCCAATTTATTTGGCAAAGTGGTAGTTGGGCCCTTCCAGATTGATGACCGTCGTAAAGAAATCCAGTTTGAAAACCGGGTCCTGGAATTGTCCCACACAGAATACGAACTCCTTAAGTTCTTAGTTCTTAATCATGGGTTGGTTTTAAGTAAAACGATGATATTGGATAAAGTATGGGGTTATGATTTCGGAGGAGAGGAAAATATTGTTGAGGTGTATATTCGTTCCTTAAGAGATAAGTTGAACGATAAAAATCATCAAATAATACGAACCCTGCGCCGTTCAGGATATCGGGTAGACCTGTCATGA
- a CDS encoding XdhC family protein, which translates to MDRLILQRVCELQAKGEPFALITILSTKGSTPRKAGAVMLMERIGRTVGTIGGGCGEAEVKQRALLAMDEQTSCIHRVNMVNDVAAEEGMVCGGSMEVFIQVFAGFPCQ; encoded by the coding sequence ATGGATAGATTAATCTTACAACGGGTTTGTGAACTTCAGGCAAAGGGGGAGCCCTTTGCCTTAATAACGATCCTATCCACCAAAGGTTCTACTCCTCGGAAGGCTGGGGCAGTAATGTTAATGGAACGAATAGGTAGAACCGTTGGGACCATTGGTGGTGGCTGTGGGGAAGCAGAGGTAAAGCAGCGGGCTTTGCTGGCGATGGATGAGCAAACTTCCTGCATCCATAGGGTGAATATGGTGAACGATGTGGCCGCAGAGGAAGGTATGGTTTGTGGTGGCAGCATGGAAGTATTCATTCAGGTCTTTGCTGGGTTCCCATGCCAATGA
- a CDS encoding ABC transporter ATP-binding protein, with protein sequence MKHNVNCVIDANNLIKIYQNGSEELKVLDDVSIQVYRGDFMVILGPSGSGKSTLMNILGCLDLPTSGQYTLDGLNVLEASDNELAEIRNKKIGFIFQKFNLLPRLTALQNVMLPLLYRGVKEEEALEAAKEKLTILGLGARLFHRPNELSGGQQQRVAIARAIVGNPQLLLADEPTGNLDSKSSEDAIRIFKELNQQGNTIVIITHDVEVAQQVKKIVYIRDGKLYENH encoded by the coding sequence ATGAAACATAACGTAAATTGTGTTATAGATGCTAATAATCTGATAAAGATTTACCAAAATGGCTCTGAAGAACTTAAGGTGTTGGATGATGTTAGCATACAGGTATATAGAGGAGATTTCATGGTCATCCTAGGGCCTTCTGGCTCGGGCAAATCTACCTTAATGAATATACTGGGCTGCCTGGATCTACCTACTTCTGGACAATATACTTTGGATGGTTTAAATGTCCTAGAGGCTTCGGATAATGAGTTGGCCGAGATTCGCAACAAAAAGATTGGCTTTATCTTTCAAAAGTTTAATCTGTTACCCAGATTAACCGCCCTGCAAAATGTGATGCTTCCTTTGCTTTATCGAGGAGTAAAGGAAGAAGAAGCCCTGGAGGCAGCAAAGGAAAAATTAACCATATTAGGTTTAGGGGCGAGGCTTTTCCATCGCCCCAATGAGTTATCCGGCGGGCAACAGCAGAGGGTGGCCATTGCCAGAGCAATCGTTGGTAATCCGCAACTGCTATTGGCGGATGAACCAACTGGAAACCTGGATAGCAAATCCAGTGAAGATGCCATTAGAATTTTTAAAGAACTAAACCAACAAGGAAATACTATCGTGATTATTACACACGACGTAGAAGTTGCTCAACAGGTAAAGAAAATAGTCTATATACGGGATGGAAAACTATATGAAAATCATTAG
- a CDS encoding TolC family protein, which translates to MNKKLILILSILLALGSFSTSYAAEEPTATETIITLEEAKAKAYDNSRSLKKYEISVDKAKYQKQQTEYDYNNTLNEYNSLGSSLESNDYSESILEKMQQQYEKIESSSESVNDSENNYTDAQKEKENYRKQLDYIVEELYTNILSQEDSLQSLNKEYELKQYSLNMERKKLQMGSSSQAEVDQLAAEVIKLNRSILEQRSQIKINKGQLNDMMGRGYDEALQLTSFEVSVKVNIPEYDQLLSSATQSYYTLSQLKRDLDDLDDDLDDEDDYYQSLIIRQNIKEKELQVEDEKITISEKVNNLVANVRSKQESYQLAITNYITAQQSYEWAKKRFELGQISKLTLLQSELDYLTAKNTKAANGYALQLAQQSLMLAQEGIV; encoded by the coding sequence ATGAACAAAAAGCTAATCCTTATCCTGAGTATACTCCTGGCGTTGGGCAGTTTTTCCACCAGCTACGCTGCAGAAGAACCTACCGCCACAGAAACGATTATTACACTAGAAGAAGCCAAAGCAAAGGCCTATGACAATAGCCGGAGCTTAAAGAAATATGAGATTAGTGTAGATAAGGCAAAGTATCAGAAGCAGCAAACCGAGTATGACTATAACAATACCCTAAATGAATACAACAGCTTAGGGAGCAGTCTGGAGTCAAATGACTACTCTGAAAGCATCCTAGAAAAAATGCAACAGCAATATGAAAAGATAGAGTCTTCGTCCGAGAGTGTGAATGATTCAGAGAACAATTACACAGACGCCCAAAAGGAGAAAGAAAATTATCGAAAACAATTAGATTATATTGTTGAAGAACTCTATACTAACATCCTTAGCCAAGAAGACTCCTTACAATCCTTAAACAAAGAATATGAGCTTAAACAATATTCCTTAAATATGGAAAGAAAAAAACTACAAATGGGCAGCAGCAGTCAAGCAGAGGTGGATCAGCTAGCTGCAGAGGTTATAAAGTTAAACAGAAGCATTCTAGAGCAAAGGAGCCAAATTAAAATAAACAAGGGACAGCTAAACGATATGATGGGAAGAGGCTACGACGAAGCGTTACAGCTCACTTCCTTTGAGGTTTCGGTAAAGGTGAATATACCGGAGTATGACCAATTGCTCTCAAGTGCCACCCAGTCCTATTATACCCTCTCACAGCTCAAAAGGGATTTGGATGACCTAGACGATGACCTGGATGATGAGGACGACTACTATCAGTCATTAATTATTCGGCAGAACATTAAGGAGAAAGAACTGCAGGTAGAAGATGAAAAGATAACTATAAGTGAAAAGGTCAACAACTTGGTTGCCAATGTAAGATCAAAACAGGAAAGTTACCAGTTGGCGATTACTAACTATATAACGGCTCAACAATCTTATGAATGGGCTAAGAAGAGATTTGAATTGGGTCAGATATCCAAATTGACTCTACTGCAAAGTGAATTAGACTATCTTACTGCAAAGAACACAAAGGCAGCTAATGGGTATGCTCTTCAATTGGCGCAGCAATCTTTAATGTTGGCCCAGGAAGGAATTGTATAA